In the genome of Myxococcales bacterium, one region contains:
- a CDS encoding MATE family efflux transporter: MADPSSRIRTGPIPFEVARFGAPLALGMGLQVTFNLVDAYLISRLPHDVAGPALGAIGICDQLAALGTIVSYGLSVATAAIVSRKQGAGDPAGVRQTAWQSLLCVLVLSAIFSGLGLFGAHWLVADLVGAKGQVAVLGAEYLKVMLAGSFTIFLLLHLTTLQRALGSSKTPASLLVLANVLNFVFAVLLVYGPGDAPPLFSWGPPVARVLGIPRLELLGAAWATVLARVVVLIPLTFSLVRRFGLFGSDGRGRPDLGAMRSLWRVGWPSSTQLVVRIAAMLVMHSLVARAYTTAADQSATTALGIVFRLETMALFVGLGWGSAAQTFVGQNLGAKSPERAKASGWYAALYNAAMMALLAIAYRVWGGDIVGFFDRDQQVIDLGVSYVGTVGPSYIGLGIGIVLGAAIQGAGATKLTLSLDSLVVFGFQLPVAWLVVFGWAQPLERLWVVVAATYAAFALVYIVAYRRGAFLKTAVS, translated from the coding sequence ATGGCTGACCCGAGCTCCCGCATCCGGACCGGCCCGATCCCGTTCGAGGTCGCGCGCTTCGGTGCGCCTCTCGCCTTGGGCATGGGGCTTCAGGTCACGTTCAACCTGGTCGACGCCTATCTGATCTCGCGCTTACCCCACGACGTGGCAGGGCCTGCGCTCGGCGCCATCGGCATCTGTGATCAGCTCGCCGCCCTCGGCACCATCGTGAGTTACGGACTGAGTGTAGCAACGGCGGCCATCGTCAGCCGAAAACAGGGCGCCGGCGATCCGGCCGGGGTGCGACAGACGGCGTGGCAGTCGCTCCTGTGTGTGCTCGTCCTGAGCGCGATCTTCTCGGGCCTGGGATTGTTCGGCGCGCACTGGCTGGTCGCAGATCTGGTGGGCGCGAAGGGTCAGGTCGCGGTCCTGGGGGCCGAGTACCTGAAGGTGATGCTGGCCGGCAGCTTCACCATCTTCTTGCTGCTGCACTTGACCACACTCCAACGTGCCCTCGGCAGCAGCAAGACGCCCGCCTCCCTCCTGGTGCTCGCCAACGTGCTGAACTTCGTGTTCGCAGTGTTGCTGGTCTACGGGCCCGGTGACGCTCCCCCGCTCTTCTCCTGGGGCCCGCCCGTCGCCCGAGTCCTGGGGATCCCGCGGCTCGAGCTGCTCGGCGCCGCGTGGGCGACGGTACTGGCTCGCGTGGTCGTGCTGATTCCGCTGACGTTCTCCCTGGTCCGTCGTTTCGGTCTGTTCGGCAGTGATGGCCGCGGACGACCGGACCTTGGTGCCATGCGCTCGCTCTGGCGTGTCGGCTGGCCGTCGAGCACACAGCTGGTCGTACGCATCGCGGCCATGCTGGTGATGCACTCGCTGGTTGCACGCGCTTACACCACGGCCGCCGACCAGTCGGCGACGACCGCCCTCGGCATCGTGTTCCGACTCGAGACCATGGCGTTGTTCGTCGGGCTGGGCTGGGGCAGCGCCGCGCAGACCTTCGTGGGCCAGAACCTGGGTGCAAAGAGCCCCGAGCGCGCCAAGGCGAGCGGCTGGTACGCCGCCCTGTACAACGCGGCCATGATGGCGCTCCTGGCCATCGCGTACCGGGTGTGGGGCGGGGATATCGTGGGGTTCTTCGACCGGGATCAGCAGGTGATCGACCTCGGCGTGAGCTACGTCGGCACCGTGGGTCCGAGCTACATCGGGCTCGGCATCGGCATCGTGCTCGGCGCGGCGATCCAGGGCGCCGGCGCGACGAAGCTGACACTCAGCCTCGACAGCCTCGTGGTGTTCGGCTTCCAGTTGCCGGTGGCGTGGCTCGTCGTGTTCGGCTGGGCTCAACCGCTCGAACGACTGTGGGTGGTAGTGGCGGCGACCTACGCGGCCTTCGCACTGGTGTACATCGTGGCCTACCGGCGCGGGGCCTTCCTGAAGACCGCCGTGTCCTGA
- the moaD gene encoding molybdopterin converting factor subunit 1, producing MSAVRVLYFAGVRDLVGAAEEELELPEAVRTLEAFVPVLVRAHPQLEGRLVGVRFAINETFAAAADPVAGGDVVAVIPPVAGG from the coding sequence ATGAGCGCCGTGCGCGTGCTCTATTTCGCCGGGGTCCGCGACCTCGTCGGAGCCGCGGAAGAGGAGCTCGAGCTGCCGGAGGCCGTGCGTACCCTCGAGGCGTTCGTGCCGGTACTCGTGCGAGCCCATCCCCAGCTCGAAGGGCGACTCGTTGGCGTGCGGTTTGCTATCAACGAGACCTTTGCGGCGGCGGCAGATCCGGTCGCGGGTGGCGACGTGGTCGCGGTGATCCCGCCAGTCGCGGGGGGCTAG
- a CDS encoding protein kinase, with the protein MSGQGDAKEHATPFGPFVLERRLAVGGSAEVFLARPKTGLMPAPKLVVKRLLAGKNESQFDVLDHEAELNRAVSHPNVVTVFGAGMVGQEPYLAMEYVEGVDLYRLLRHLETEQLRLPLGVAIYITRRLTAALAAIHSACNSEGVPLAIVHRDVTPSNVYLSVDGVVKLGDFGIARVSEAIKPATMDGGLKGKFGYLAPEQIAGEPFDHRADLFALTAILGEMLLGERVFPGSGQLAVLLAIRDANIEPLRSRSALMPPGLFAIFERALARAPSDRFATAAELGAALEPFELPAGDKLAIDLAAVVREAGDSKKIARQIKDSVDRMRAVAERGPAEPAMPESVPPVPVSRQPRAPLPAGLAATGRAAPAGTAARPARTVEVSRVRRTDGRVLENLSLPRLLELVATGELMGDDEVAFGDGAFGKIREHAELARHLLPSTTQTTRDLHAPGAPDYRSLLGDTPMIDVLAQMRRERESGALFVERADRTGAPQRKELYLRSGRLHHVASTDRSELLGEYLVRRHALTREQLDTALASLSEFGGRLGDTVVGLGYVQAVDIFRAIRDQGRDRVAALCGWTRGSAVFYRGTEPGHVEFPLDLDLASPMMAGAIVQTNGEPRALLPDGDTPLAPGPRHYAAFDPAEVGTVPISLRRVPELAANRVSVSVAITELTTPRPSARKVGEKEAQAALVAAKHLGWVDF; encoded by the coding sequence ATGAGCGGGCAAGGCGACGCCAAGGAGCACGCCACTCCGTTTGGCCCCTTCGTTCTCGAACGACGCCTGGCCGTCGGCGGGAGCGCCGAGGTGTTCCTCGCGCGTCCCAAGACGGGGCTCATGCCCGCGCCGAAGCTGGTCGTGAAGCGGCTCCTGGCCGGCAAGAATGAGAGCCAGTTCGACGTGCTCGATCACGAAGCCGAGCTGAATCGCGCCGTCTCTCACCCGAACGTCGTGACGGTGTTCGGCGCCGGCATGGTCGGTCAGGAGCCATACCTGGCAATGGAGTACGTCGAGGGCGTCGATCTGTATCGCTTGCTCCGACACCTCGAGACCGAACAGCTGCGCTTACCCCTCGGTGTCGCCATCTACATCACGCGGCGGCTCACCGCCGCGCTCGCGGCCATTCACTCTGCGTGCAACTCCGAGGGTGTACCCCTCGCCATCGTCCACCGAGACGTCACACCGTCCAACGTCTATCTCTCGGTCGACGGTGTGGTCAAACTCGGCGACTTCGGCATCGCGCGCGTGAGTGAGGCGATCAAACCCGCGACGATGGACGGTGGGCTGAAGGGAAAATTCGGCTACCTTGCGCCAGAACAAATTGCCGGCGAGCCGTTCGACCATCGCGCGGACCTGTTTGCGCTGACGGCAATCCTCGGGGAGATGTTGCTGGGTGAGCGCGTCTTCCCCGGCAGTGGTCAGCTGGCGGTGTTGCTCGCGATCCGCGACGCCAACATCGAGCCGCTTCGCAGTCGCTCCGCGCTGATGCCCCCGGGGCTCTTTGCCATCTTCGAGCGAGCCCTCGCGCGGGCGCCGAGCGATCGCTTCGCAACGGCGGCCGAGCTCGGCGCGGCGCTCGAACCGTTCGAGCTGCCCGCAGGCGACAAACTTGCGATTGATCTGGCCGCGGTGGTGCGCGAGGCCGGCGATTCGAAGAAGATCGCGCGCCAGATCAAGGACAGTGTGGACCGCATGCGCGCGGTCGCCGAGCGCGGGCCAGCGGAGCCCGCCATGCCCGAGTCGGTTCCGCCGGTGCCGGTCTCCCGGCAACCCAGAGCCCCATTGCCGGCCGGACTCGCCGCTACCGGGCGCGCGGCGCCAGCCGGCACTGCGGCTCGGCCAGCGCGAACCGTGGAGGTCTCCCGAGTGCGCCGCACCGACGGCCGAGTGCTCGAGAACCTGAGCCTGCCGCGTTTGCTGGAGCTCGTCGCCACAGGTGAGCTCATGGGTGACGACGAGGTCGCCTTCGGAGACGGCGCCTTCGGCAAGATCCGCGAACACGCAGAGCTGGCGCGCCACCTGCTGCCCTCGACTACTCAGACCACGCGAGACCTGCACGCCCCCGGCGCGCCAGACTACCGTTCACTGCTCGGCGACACTCCGATGATCGACGTGCTCGCGCAGATGCGGCGCGAGCGCGAGAGCGGCGCGTTGTTCGTCGAACGAGCGGATCGAACCGGAGCGCCGCAGCGCAAGGAGCTCTACCTGAGGAGCGGGCGCCTGCATCACGTCGCGTCGACGGATCGCAGCGAGCTCCTGGGTGAGTACCTGGTGCGCCGGCACGCCCTGACGCGCGAGCAGCTGGACACCGCGCTCGCCTCGCTGAGTGAGTTCGGCGGACGTCTGGGTGACACCGTAGTGGGGCTCGGCTACGTGCAGGCCGTCGACATCTTTCGCGCCATCCGCGACCAGGGCCGCGACCGCGTCGCTGCGCTGTGTGGCTGGACCCGGGGTTCGGCGGTCTTCTATCGCGGCACGGAGCCGGGACACGTCGAGTTCCCTCTCGATCTCGATCTGGCCAGCCCGATGATGGCCGGCGCCATCGTGCAGACCAATGGCGAACCGCGGGCCCTCTTACCCGACGGCGACACGCCGCTCGCCCCCGGTCCCCGGCACTACGCCGCGTTCGACCCGGCCGAAGTGGGCACCGTGCCCATCTCGCTGCGCCGGGTGCCGGAGCTCGCGGCGAACCGCGTCAGCGTCTCGGTGGCCATCACGGAGCTCACGACGCCCCGCCCCTCCGCCCGAAAGGTCGGCGAGAAAGAGGCCCAGGCCGCCTTGGTCGCCGCGAAACATCTCGGCTGGGTCGATTTCTGA
- a CDS encoding TerB family tellurite resistance protein, producing MADEKQKLGLDVYIALAAIGWADGDLDPEEADAIVRTAMEEGLELAEVEELEKATKSRVEIGEIDRRGMSKEDKLFVYAVASWMTWLDGDVSEDEVAALKKLGDALKIPEKPREHADAIMREVAHQSEDIRPLRYDLPALRRIIGERLAEAKGARDAGADEG from the coding sequence ATGGCGGACGAAAAGCAAAAGCTCGGGTTGGACGTATACATTGCGCTCGCGGCGATCGGCTGGGCCGACGGGGATCTGGACCCCGAAGAGGCCGACGCGATCGTTCGAACCGCCATGGAAGAGGGGCTCGAGCTGGCGGAGGTCGAGGAGCTCGAGAAAGCGACCAAGTCCCGGGTCGAAATCGGCGAGATCGATCGGCGCGGCATGTCCAAGGAGGACAAGCTGTTCGTGTACGCGGTGGCGTCGTGGATGACCTGGCTGGACGGCGATGTGTCCGAAGACGAGGTCGCTGCGCTGAAGAAGCTCGGCGACGCGCTCAAGATCCCGGAAAAACCTCGGGAGCATGCCGACGCCATCATGCGCGAGGTTGCGCACCAGTCCGAGGACATCCGTCCCCTGCGCTATGATCTGCCGGCGCTGCGGCGGATCATCGGTGAGCGTCTGGCCGAGGCCAAGGGTGCTCGCGATGCCGGCGCGGACGAGGGCTGA